CTCAGTGGTGACCGCAAAATCATCCAGCGGCTGACGACTGAAGATGCCGAATACACCCCCTGCGAGACGACCACAAATCACGTCCTGGTAATGAGTCATCTGTTGCTGCAATGCGTCGCCCACCTTTTTGATCAGCTGGTTGGTCATGCTGTAACCCAATTGCTTATCAATCTCGGGTAAATTGCGTAATTGCACCAATACCAACATGCCCTCAACAAACCCCTCGTGCTTCAACGCCACTGAGGCCGAATTGGTAAAGTGGGACTGGTTCATCAAGCCAGTCACTTCATCATAGTTAATTTGTTGATTAAAGGTATTCAGCCGCTCCGACTCTGCCGTCACCATAGACTTCACACGCTCTGAAAGCATATTCATGGTTTGTACAAGTTTTCTGAATTCCTCAGTGGCAGGTTCTGCAATCGTAATATATTTACGGTCACCCAATGCCTCGGCTTGCGCAATCACGTCGTCTAGCGGTTTCAATATCTTTTTCAGCCACAATCCTGAGACGATATAACTGAGAAAAGCCACCACCAGCGTCCACAACACGGCATGCCGAGAGGTATCCCACAATTGGTCGTAGGCGAGCGAAGCCTCGCTTTCTAGCACCAGGGTGCCATATTGTTGCCAGCCGGATTGAATATTGGCGACCCCAGGTTGAATGTCGACCGCACACAAATATTGAAACCATGCCGGTGCATTGGCGTGGGGGTGACGGTTCACACGCTCGATCATGAGTGTATTGTCGGGGGAAACAATCGCAATACGGCGATAATGTCCCATGTCAAACTGCGCACTGACAATTAACTCTACCGTGACATTGTCTTTTTGAATGTTTGAAAGCGTGATCGCCAGACCGTTGGCGTTATCGTTATTTTTCTTTTGCAGTTGCTCAGCCATAAAGCGATGATCATCGTAGACACCCAAGAACAGGCACCCGGCAGCCACCATCAAAATAATGACCGAAATCGCAATGCGTATTTGTTTTACCAAAGACATTTGAAAGCCCTCTTACTTTCCAGGGTGAGACCCAGCAACAACCCGACGTGCATACAGGCTTCGACAACTAGCCTAGCACTAACCCCTATCAATAACCACATTTCTAACAGGTTTTTAATCATTCCAGCCCATCCTGTCGCATACGCGTCAACACATCTCGCCATTTTGAAATATTAGCAGGCGAACCCGCCCGCATATTCGGATTATTGGCTACAAACAATCCTTTATCATTAAAACTAAATACCGGTGACAAATCACTGCGCTTGGAGGCAGGTAATAATTCAAAATTAAGATTATCGAGAATCAATGGATCGCTGCTCGGGTTCGAGTAGTAAGCCAACACCATATGCGGCCGGATGAACCCACTCGGCATACGTGCCCGCACATACGTCAATCGCAGCTTATCTTGCGACACACCAAGCTTCTTTAACAGCGTATATTTTGCAATACTAAAATCTTCACAATCACCCGCGCCCTTGCCAAAGGTTTCTAATGGACTGGCCCAATAATCCTCCTTACCCCACAGTGTGCTGTCATCTACAAACAACACATGCTGATTGGTAAAATCGTTGACCATGCCTACTTTGGTCATTTCGCTGGCACCAGCGATTTGAGAGAATACCTCATTGAGTCGATTGATATTCTGATAAGCCTCTTCCCCATACCGCTGCCTAATTTTTTCAAGCATCGCCAACACATAATCGTCCGCCAACAGCTGCGTCCATAGCAGACACAAGGACAAACAGAGTCCTGTCAGCAAACGAGCGATGTTGGGCGTGGCGTGGCTTATCATGTGAAATGTATTCTTCGCCTTCGATTATGTCACTGTGAAATCAAACACAATTTACCAAACAAAGTGGATTTAATCGACAAATTCAGCACAAGCGATCTGCCTCGGGATCAGAGGCAAAAGACATTCGACAAAGACAAGTGCGGCTGGATTGGGTAAAATATCGTTTTTTTGCATCCATAAGTTTTCCGCTCATGACGTCTCTCACTTCTCTCAATGCATTGTCACCGCTGGATGGTCGCTATCAATCTAAGCTTGACCCATTACGGCCTTTCTTCAGCGAATATGCGCTGATTAAATACAGAGCACTGGTTGAAGTTGCATGGTTGAAAGCCCTCAGTGCAGCGCCTGCCTTGAGCGAAATCGCGCCGTTTAGCCCAGAAACCGTGGCCGAACTCGATGCGGCCATTAGCGCCTTCAGCGAAGCGGATGCAACGCAAGTCAAAGCCATTGAGGCCCGCACCAATCACGATGTCAAAGCCCTCGAATATTGGCTTAAAGAAAAGTTTGATGGCAATCCGGAAATCAAAAAAGCCAGTGAATTTATTCACTTTGCCTGTACCTCTGAAGACATTAACAACCTCTCACATGCGCTGATGCTCAAAGCGGCTCGCGATGCCGTAATGCAACCG
This Methylophilus medardicus DNA region includes the following protein-coding sequences:
- a CDS encoding EAL domain-containing protein yields the protein MSLVKQIRIAISVIILMVAAGCLFLGVYDDHRFMAEQLQKKNNDNANGLAITLSNIQKDNVTVELIVSAQFDMGHYRRIAIVSPDNTLMIERVNRHPHANAPAWFQYLCAVDIQPGVANIQSGWQQYGTLVLESEASLAYDQLWDTSRHAVLWTLVVAFLSYIVSGLWLKKILKPLDDVIAQAEALGDRKYITIAEPATEEFRKLVQTMNMLSERVKSMVTAESERLNTFNQQINYDEVTGLMNQSHFTNSASVALKHEGFVEGMLVLVQLRNLPEIDKQLGYSMTNQLIKKVGDALQQQMTHYQDVICGRLAGGVFGIFSRQPLDDFAVTTELKLVLEKLNAAQQLLQFQFVITHTKTKKGDDFADIHRVMEFILDLAEDQTAVPMRVMNANSIVTSRKNYLNQWKQQFLQAIEQKQIKLACYPVMQRHQQLYHYECPLRLHIDEGDQWLAAGAFIDWASQLDMIKTLDGMALEHAVEMLSKNTASLSVNVSAAAMRSDEYRDKLQALMLTVSQPARLSFEVAEEAAFSDFGKFKEFVNLVKTLGCMVGLEHVATRLAQLGDLHELGLDYAKFDASLIRDIHLRPQQQSLLRGLCMMVRTMGIVPIAEGVQDQQELDSLNAIGIEAVTGPFVQESLQFGEV
- a CDS encoding transglutaminase-like cysteine peptidase yields the protein MISHATPNIARLLTGLCLSLCLLWTQLLADDYVLAMLEKIRQRYGEEAYQNINRLNEVFSQIAGASEMTKVGMVNDFTNQHVLFVDDSTLWGKEDYWASPLETFGKGAGDCEDFSIAKYTLLKKLGVSQDKLRLTYVRARMPSGFIRPHMVLAYYSNPSSDPLILDNLNFELLPASKRSDLSPVFSFNDKGLFVANNPNMRAGSPANISKWRDVLTRMRQDGLE